The window AGGACCTGGGCGGCTATCCGGGCGACCTCGCACGGGTGCGGGCGGACTACCTCAGCCCGCGGGGCGGCGGGGGCGCGGAGGGGACCGCGCCGACGACGATGTCCGGAGGCCGGTACGTCTTCGACCTGCGGCGCACCGACCCGGGGTGGCGGATACACACCGTCACGATGGAGGAGACCTGGCGGCACGGCCCCGGGGTCGCCGCCACGGTGTGATCACCCCTTCGCCGCCTCCCCGGACCGGCGGATCCGCGGGACTCCCCCTGTGCGCTCCCGATCTTTCGGCGCACACTGGAATCAAGCGGAGGACCGGCGAGGAGGACAGGTCATGCCGATGCGGGGCACGCGGCTTCCGGACGCGACGGCCGACGGGGGTGCGGCGCGGCCGCACGAGCGGCTGCTGCGCTCGCGCGTCGGACGGGGCGTCGTCGCCTTGTGCGCCGGCGCGCTCCCCGCCCTGGCGTTCCCGGCCCCGTCGCTCTGGTGGTTCGCGTACGTCGCGCTGGTGCCGTGGATGCTGCTGATCCGGTCGGCGGGCACGGGCCGGAGGGCCGCCCTGGACGGCTGGCTCGGCGGGGTGGGCTTCGTGATCGCCGTCCACCACTGGCTGATGCCGAGTCTGCACGTGTTCATCGTGGTGCTCGCGGCGTTCCTCGGGCTCCTGTGGGCTCCCTGGGGTCTTCTGGTGGCCCGTCTGCTCGGCGGATCACCGTCCGCGGGCAGGGCCTTCGCCGCGGTCGTCGTGGTGCCCTCCGGCTGGCTGATGATCGAACTCGTGCGCTCGTGGGAGGGCCTCGGCGGGCCGTGGGGTCTGCTGGGGGCCAGCCAGTGGAACGTCCCGTTCGCGCTGCGCACCGCGTCGGTGGGCGGAGTGTGGCTGGTCAGTCTCGGTGTGGTCGCCGCGAACACGGCCCTGGCGCTGCTGGTCGCCGTGCCGTCCGCGCGGCGGACCGCGGCCGTGTGCGTCGTCGCGGGCGCGGTCGGTACGGGGGCGACGGCCCTGTGGGCACCACGGCCCGAGCAGGAGGGCACGGTCCGTATCGCGGTCGTACAGCCGGGGGTCGTCGACGGCCCCGGCAGCATCGGGCACCGCTTCGCGCGCAGCGAGGAGCTGACGCGCGGTCTGGCCGGCCGGGACGTGGACCTCGTGGTGTGGGGCGAGAGCAGCGTGGCGGTGGATCTGTCGCGCCATCCGGAGACGGCGGACCGGGTCACCGCGCTGTCGCGTCAGGTCGGCGCGGACATCCTGGTCAACATGGACGCCCGGCGCACGGATGGCCCCGAGCGCACCGGAATCTTCAAGTCGGCGGTGCTGGTGGGCTCTGACGGCCCGACCGGCGACCGGTACGACAAGATGCGACTGGTGCCGTTCGGCGAGTACGTGCCGGCCCGCTCCCTCCTGGGCTGGGCGACCTCGGTGGGCAAGGCAGCGGGCGAGGACCGGCTGCGCGGCGGCGCCCCCGTGGTGATGGACCTGCCCGACGGGCTCCGGGTGGGGCCGCTGGTCTGCTTCGAGACCGCGTTCCCCGACATGAGCAGGCGCCTGGTGGAGGACGGCGCCGAGGTGATCGTCGCCCAGTCGTCCACCTCGACGTTCCAGCACAGCTGGGCTCCCGCGCAGCACGCCTCGCTGGGAGCGCTGCGGGCGGCGGAGACGGGCCGTCCGATGGTGCACGCCACGCTCACCGGCGTGAGCGCCGTGTACGGTCCGCGGGGCGAGCGGGTGGGCGCCCCGATCGGTACGGACGCGAGCGAGGCGGCCGTGTTCGACGTGCCGCTCGCCCAGGGCACCACGCTCTACGTCCGGCTGGGCGCCTGGCCCGTGTACGGCGCGCTGGCCGTGCTGGCCGTGTTCTTCGGCGTACTGGGGCTGCGGTCCCTCAGGAAGCCTGCTCCAGGGCGTCCAGGACCACCCGTTCGCACAGCCGGTGGGTCTCCAGAGCGTCCTGCGCGCTGAGCACCTCGCCGGCCCGCACCGCGTCCAGGAACGACACGACGCACTGCTCGATGCCGCGCTGACGGGCGACCGGCACCCAGTCGCCGCGGCGCCGCAGGGTCGGCTGGCCCTTGTGGTCGACGACGTCGGCGAGGTTGAGCACCTGTCGCTTGGAGTCCTGGCCGGAGACCTCGAGGATCTCCTCCGTCGACCCGTTGAGCCGGTTCATCATGCCGATGGCGGTGAACCCGTCGCCGGACAGCTGCAGCACCACGTGGTGCATCATCCCGTCCACGATCCGCGCGCGCACGACGACCCCCGACACCGGGCCGGGAGCCAGGAAGCGCAGGGTGTCGACGACGTGGATGAAGTCGTCGAGCACCAGGGTGCGCGGATCCTCGGGCAGCCCCACCCGGTTCTTCTGCAGGAGGATCAGCTCACGCGGGTGCTCGGCGCACTGGGCGTAGGACGGGGCGAGCCTGCGGTTGAAGCCGACGGTCAGCGTGACACCGCGCTCCTCGGCCAGAGCCACCAGCCGCTCGGAGTCGGCGAGTTCGTAGGCGAGCGGCTTGTCGACGTAGGTGGGGACGCCCGCCTCCAGGAGCCGCTCGACGATCTCCGCGTGCGCCGCGGTCGACGCGTGCACGAAGGCGGCGTCCAGTTCCTGGTCCAGGAGCGCGCCGAGGTCCTCGTGGCACCGCTCGGCGGGGATCCGGTGCGCGGCGGCCACGTCCGCCAGTGTGGCGGGGGTGCGGGTCTGCAGATGCAGTTCGACGCCGGGCAGGGCGGTGAGTACCGGCAGATACGCCTTCCTCGCGATGTCTCCGAGCCCGATGCAGCCGACCTTCACGAGGTTCTCCCTGTCGCCTTGGCCAGGGTCCTGGTCACGGCCGCGTCGTCCGCCCGTCCCTGGTTCCGGCAGCATACGTGCGCTGCGGCGGCCGCCAGTCGGCGATCCCGTCGAACGCCCTCAGGACGAGCCCGGGGCCCAGCCGGGAGACCGCGGACATCAGTCCGTCGCGCAGGGCGACGGCGGGCCTGCCGGAGAGGCCCGTCAGCCGGGACACCCGCGCCGCCTTGCGGACCATGGCGGTCGTGCGCGGCACCCGGGCCGCGCTGTAGGCGGCAAGGCCCGCGGCCAGGTCGCCGTCCGGACCGACGTGGTGGGCGAGCACGACGGCGTCCTCGATGGCCTGGTTGCCCCCTTGGCCGAGGAACGGCGCCATCGCGTGCGCCGAGTCGCCGACGAGGACGGTGCGGCCCCGGTGGAAGGCCGGCAGCGGATCGGCCAGGTGGTGGACGTCGTGGCGCAGGACCTGGCCGGCCCCGACGGAGGCGATGATGCCGGGGATCGGGTCGTGCCAGTCGCCGTACCTGCGGAGCAGTTCCGCCTTCTCGTCGTCGGCGGCCCGCCCTCCGGCGGGGACGGCGGCCGCGGCGTAGGCGTAGATCCGGCCGTCCTTCATCGGGTGGCTGCCCCACAGGGCGCCCCTCCCCCACGTCTCGTGCGAGTCGAAGGGCCGGCCGAGCCCGGGGGCGATGACGCGCCAGGTGGTGAATCCGCTGTACGAGGGCCCCGGGTGGCCGGGGAAGAGCGTGTCGCGCACCGCTGAGCCGATCCCGTCGGCGCCGATGACGAGGTCGGCCTCCAGGTCGCCGCGCGTGGTCCTGACGACGGCCCGCCTGCCGTCCGCACGGCCGGGAGAGACGAGTTCGGCCGCCGTGGCCGTGTGCACGGCGGACTCGGGGAGGCGGGCGCGGAGCAGACCGATGAGCGCGGACCGATGGAGCAGGACCAGCGGCCCGCCGAAGCGTTCGGCGGCCGCGGCGCTGTCCGTGCGGGC is drawn from Streptomyces sp. NBC_00178 and contains these coding sequences:
- the lnt gene encoding apolipoprotein N-acyltransferase; its protein translation is MPMRGTRLPDATADGGAARPHERLLRSRVGRGVVALCAGALPALAFPAPSLWWFAYVALVPWMLLIRSAGTGRRAALDGWLGGVGFVIAVHHWLMPSLHVFIVVLAAFLGLLWAPWGLLVARLLGGSPSAGRAFAAVVVVPSGWLMIELVRSWEGLGGPWGLLGASQWNVPFALRTASVGGVWLVSLGVVAANTALALLVAVPSARRTAAVCVVAGAVGTGATALWAPRPEQEGTVRIAVVQPGVVDGPGSIGHRFARSEELTRGLAGRDVDLVVWGESSVAVDLSRHPETADRVTALSRQVGADILVNMDARRTDGPERTGIFKSAVLVGSDGPTGDRYDKMRLVPFGEYVPARSLLGWATSVGKAAGEDRLRGGAPVVMDLPDGLRVGPLVCFETAFPDMSRRLVEDGAEVIVAQSSTSTFQHSWAPAQHASLGALRAAETGRPMVHATLTGVSAVYGPRGERVGAPIGTDASEAAVFDVPLAQGTTLYVRLGAWPVYGALAVLAVFFGVLGLRSLRKPAPGRPGPPVRTAGGSPERPAR
- a CDS encoding Gfo/Idh/MocA family protein, encoding MKVGCIGLGDIARKAYLPVLTALPGVELHLQTRTPATLADVAAAHRIPAERCHEDLGALLDQELDAAFVHASTAAHAEIVERLLEAGVPTYVDKPLAYELADSERLVALAEERGVTLTVGFNRRLAPSYAQCAEHPRELILLQKNRVGLPEDPRTLVLDDFIHVVDTLRFLAPGPVSGVVVRARIVDGMMHHVVLQLSGDGFTAIGMMNRLNGSTEEILEVSGQDSKRQVLNLADVVDHKGQPTLRRRGDWVPVARQRGIEQCVVSFLDAVRAGEVLSAQDALETHRLCERVVLDALEQAS
- a CDS encoding FAD-dependent monooxygenase — its product is MGTSRAVVVGSGIGGLAAAAALHQSGWHVTVLERAASLEPVGAGISLAPNSQRALDVIGLGDEVRSLAAWQGDGGMRTPSGRWLARTDSAAAAERFGGPLVLLHRSALIGLLRARLPESAVHTATAAELVSPGRADGRRAVVRTTRGDLEADLVIGADGIGSAVRDTLFPGHPGPSYSGFTTWRVIAPGLGRPFDSHETWGRGALWGSHPMKDGRIYAYAAAAVPAGGRAADDEKAELLRRYGDWHDPIPGIIASVGAGQVLRHDVHHLADPLPAFHRGRTVLVGDSAHAMAPFLGQGGNQAIEDAVVLAHHVGPDGDLAAGLAAYSAARVPRTTAMVRKAARVSRLTGLSGRPAVALRDGLMSAVSRLGPGLVLRAFDGIADWRPPQRTYAAGTRDGRTTRP